From Pagrus major chromosome 18, Pma_NU_1.0, a single genomic window includes:
- the LOC141013610 gene encoding cilia- and flagella-associated protein 20-like — protein MFKNTFQGRFLCIFYSIGSKPLQIWDEKARNGHIQRVTDDDIRSQVLEVEGANVCTTYIACPADPKKTLGIKLPILVLIVKNVKKYFTYEVEVLDDKNIRRRFRLSTYRSTTRVDPLLCTMPMKLDDGWNQIQFDLSDFTRRAYGTNYLETLRVQIHANCRIRRVYFSDRLYSEDELPAEFKLRLPLREHPGQVASQSQG, from the exons atgtttaaaaacacatttcaaggCAGATTCTTGTGTATTTTCTACAGCATCGGCAGCAAACCGCTTCAGATATGGGATGAAAAG GCGAGGAATGGTCACATCCAGAGAGTCACAGACGATGACATCCGCTCCCAGGTGTTGGAGGTCGAGGGGGCAAACGTCTG TACCACCTACATAGCATGTCCTGCAGACCCCAAGAAGACACTGGGCATCAAGCTTCCCATTCTTGTTCTGATCGTCAAGAATGTGAAGAAGTATTTCACCTATGAAGTCGAG GTGCTGGATGATAAAAACATTCGCCGGCGGTTTCGGTTGAGCACCTACCGAAGCACGACGCGAGTGGACCCGTTGCTCTGCACCATGCCAATGAAGCTGGACGACGGCTGGAACCAGATTCAGTTCGACCTGTCGGACTTCACCAGGAGAGCCTATGGAACCAATTACCTTGAGACGCTGCGTGTACAG aTCCACGCTAACTGTCGAATAAGGAGAGTGTATTTCTCAGACAGACTGTACTCTGAGGACGAGCTCCCAGCAGAGTTTAAACTCCGCCTGCCT